A genomic segment from Lignipirellula cremea encodes:
- a CDS encoding DUF1501 domain-containing protein → MITRRSFLTGIAAAPGILATGSLWADDKIVAANPLPLHHPGKVKSIIFYYCKGGPSQAHTFDKPGRIEDPALYPWDFQKCGQSGLEISELFPRLQTVADDLCVIRSGYGAIASHAEAGLYIFTGASKLGASLGAWMLHGLGSGNPNLPGHVLLTGRAAGDKWAVSDGEVHGGARAVGAGGLPPALQAQKVSDLQEPIANLDGPLTGAAQQRWLAELRATNAAFAARHPHAAQLTARDESYRSAYRMQTAAPEAFDFSQEAEDPAIRKLYGLDPQETRSTGVKLLLARRLVERGVRFIVVPSVSVPGGRGDWDTHTPTQVREALPKLSLACDQPLTGLITDLKQRGLLDQTLVVWGGEMGRGGAGHMNHNGSAFCWWMAGGGVRPGFVYGATDEQGFTAVEKPIHVRDLHATMLWMCGLDHRQMQHNGVGFDTTCKVAQGIIA, encoded by the coding sequence ATGATTACACGACGCAGCTTTTTAACAGGCATCGCCGCCGCGCCGGGCATCCTGGCCACCGGCTCGCTCTGGGCCGATGACAAAATTGTCGCGGCCAATCCCTTGCCCCTGCATCATCCAGGCAAGGTAAAGAGCATCATTTTTTACTACTGCAAAGGCGGCCCCTCGCAGGCCCATACCTTTGACAAGCCGGGCCGCATCGAAGACCCCGCGCTCTACCCCTGGGATTTCCAGAAGTGCGGGCAATCGGGGTTGGAAATCAGCGAGCTGTTCCCCCGGCTGCAGACCGTGGCCGACGACCTGTGCGTGATCCGCTCCGGCTATGGCGCCATTGCCTCGCATGCGGAGGCCGGACTCTATATCTTCACCGGAGCGAGTAAACTCGGCGCCAGTCTCGGCGCCTGGATGCTGCACGGGCTGGGCAGCGGCAATCCGAACTTGCCGGGACACGTGCTGCTGACCGGTCGCGCGGCCGGCGACAAATGGGCCGTTTCCGATGGCGAAGTCCACGGCGGAGCCCGCGCCGTCGGCGCAGGCGGATTGCCGCCCGCCCTGCAGGCACAAAAGGTATCCGACCTGCAGGAGCCGATCGCCAACCTGGACGGCCCGCTCACCGGAGCGGCGCAGCAGCGCTGGCTGGCGGAGCTTCGCGCCACGAACGCCGCCTTTGCCGCGCGTCATCCGCATGCGGCCCAGTTGACGGCGCGGGACGAGTCGTACCGGTCCGCGTACCGGATGCAAACGGCCGCGCCGGAAGCGTTTGATTTCTCCCAGGAGGCGGAAGATCCGGCCATCCGCAAACTGTATGGACTGGACCCACAAGAGACGCGCAGCACCGGCGTGAAACTGTTGCTGGCCCGGCGCCTGGTGGAACGCGGCGTGCGGTTCATCGTCGTCCCTTCGGTCTCGGTGCCGGGCGGACGCGGCGACTGGGACACCCATACTCCGACCCAGGTGCGTGAAGCGTTGCCCAAGCTCTCGCTGGCATGCGACCAGCCGCTGACCGGTTTGATTACCGACCTGAAACAGCGTGGGCTGCTGGACCAGACGCTGGTGGTCTGGGGCGGAGAGATGGGCCGCGGCGGGGCAGGCCACATGAACCACAACGGCAGCGCCTTTTGCTGGTGGATGGCCGGCGGCGGAGTACGGCCGGGCTTTGTCTATGGCGCCACCGACGAGCAGGGATTCACGGCTGTCGAAAAACCAATCCACGTCCGCGACCTGCATGCCACCATGCTCTGGATGTGCGGTCTCGATCACCGCCAGATGCAGCACAATGGCGTCGGCTTCGACACCACCTGCAAAGTGGCGCAG